Part of the uncultured Desulfobacter sp. genome, TGCATTTAATACCGCTCTCTTTCTGAGCAATAATGGCGTCAACAGCGACAGCAGTTTTACCAATCTGACGGTCTCCAATGATCAACTCACGCTGGCCACGACCTACAGGGGTCATACCGTCAACCGCTTTAGAACCGGTGTAGCAGGGTTCGTGAACACCTTTTCTGGCAATAACACCAGGAGCAACCAGTTCCATGTTCATATATGTATCAGAAGTGATCGGACCTTTACCGTCAACAGGTTCACCTGTGGTGGTTACAACGCGGCCGAGCAGGGCTTCGCCAACGGGAACAGAAGCAATACGGTCGGTTCTTTTGACCATATCACCTTCTTTGATGACTTTATCATCACCCAGAATAGCAACACCGACGTTATCTGCCTCAAGGTTCAACGCCAATCCCAAAATGCCGCCGGGGAACTCAACCAGTTCCATGGCTTTTACTTTTTCCAGACCATAAACACGGGCGATACCGTCACCCGCAGATAGAACGACACCTGTTTCACTCAGATCAACCTGTGCATCAAATCCTTTAATTTGATCTTTGATTATCTGGCTAATTTCTTCTGCTTTAATTTCCATTATAAACTCTCACCTTTTTTTAAAGTTTCCCTCATATTGACCAGCTGGGTTTTTACGCTGCCGTCAAGAACAAGATCGCCGATTTTTGTGATAATACCGCCGATAAGGCTTGCATCCTTTTGGACATCAAGCACAACGGTTTTACCGGTTTTCTTAGCCAGAGACGCCTGAATTTTGCTGATGTTTGTCTTGGACAGATTTGTGGCGGCCACAACGCTTGCCCTGACAACACCCTTAAGTTCATCAGCCATTGTATTGTAATAGGCTGCAATATCTCTGAGAAAACCGATCCTGCCTTTATCAAAAAGCAATGACAAAAAAGAACTCGTTACTTTTGAAAAGCCAGCAGCAGCAATTACCGACTCAAGAAGCTTTTTACGATCACTTTTTCTGATTAGCGGGTTGGAAAGGGCCTGTTCAAACCCCTGCTGGGAGTCTAAGAGCCCAACCATTGCAGAAAGTTCGTTATTGTAACCATCCGCCTGACCATCCTCCTGGCCGATCAGAATTAACGCCTTGGCATAACGCCTTGAAACTGCAAGATTCTTCATTATGCCTCCACCTTTTTCAAGTATTCATCGACCAGACGGTTCTGATCCTGGGTCGTGATGGATTTTTTAATGAGCGCCTGGGCCTGCTCCATTGCAAGCTCCACGACTTCCTGCTTAAGAACCGTTTTTGCAGCTTTGAACTCCTGTTCGATATTGCGTTTTGCCATATCTTCGAGTTTTTCGGCCTGGGCTTCAGCTTCTGCAAGAATTCTCTTCTTTGCCTCTTCACCCTGTCTGATGTAATCTTCAACAATCTGTTCAGATTCCTGTTCAAGATTTCTAAACCGGGCTTGGTATTCGGCAAGCGTTCTTTCAGCTTCGGCTTTTTTCTGTTCCAAGTCTGTCAACTCTTCTTCAATTCCCTTTGTGCGGGAAGAAAAGAACTGCGCCACCGGCTTTTTAGCGATAAAAAAACATCCAAGTGCAAGAACAACGAAGTTGAGCACTTTCCAGGTATCAACATCGTGCCATGTATTATGACTTGCATGTGCTGCTTCCCCATGACCGCCACCGGAAGCCCAGACCACTGTCGCACCCGCCACAAGGGCGACGACAGTTGCGGAAACTTTAAGGTGTTTTTTCCAATTAATCTTTCCCATTAACATGCCCTCCCAAGAATCTTTTCGCCGATGGCTTTGGCATATACCTCGACCTCGGCCTCAAGCGCTTTGCGGGCCTGTTCGGTTTCGTCAGCCACCTGTGCCTTAATTTGGGCAAAGTTAGCCTGCGCTTTCTGATTGATCCGGGTGATAATCTCCTTCTCCTGAGCAGACGCCTCCTCGATGAACACCTCTTTTTGCTTGAGGCCTTCACCCCTTGCCTGTTTCAGACCTTCTTTATAGTCATCCTTTTGTTTCTCAAGGCCGGCCGAAGCGTTTTCAACACCTGAACTTAAGGTGCCGATCTTGGCTTTTCTTTCAAGAATGACATTTCGAATGGGTCTGTACAGAACCAGGTTGAGGAGGAATAGCAGGACAAGAAAATTGACCATCTGATATACCGCTGATATATCAGGAATCACAGTTATCATAAAATTCCTCCACCAGTTAATAATTACAAAAAATCAACTACTTATATCCTATTGGCTAAAATCGCTCGGATTCAGCCTAAATGCTTAGAATGACCGAGACTTGAGTACCATCCAGCACGCCTTTTGTCAACACAGAATGCAGCAATTCTAAATATGGATTTTGTTCGAGGATCGCATGACACAAAATATTAAAATTTTGTCTACCAAAATGTTATTTTAAGGGATTTAAATTTAAAAAAAATCAGGCGGAATTCAGGCGGTATTAAATTTTCGCATACTGATATTAAGCAATAAACCAAAGCCGACCATGTTGGTCACAACCGAGGAGCCCCCGTAGGATATCAGGGGCAAAGGCACCCCGACCACCGGCATCAGACCCATAACCATACCAATATTAATAAAGATCTGCCAGAATATCATAATTGTGACCCCCATGGCCAACAGGGAGCCGAACATATTCCGGCAATTGTAGGAAATATTCAACCCCCAGAACAGCAAAAGAAAATAAAGTGACAGCAGAACCGCACACCCCATAAGCCCCCACTCTTCCGCCAGGACGGATAGAATAAAATCGGTATGCTGTTCCGGCAAAAAATTTAAAGCATTCTGGGTACCGTGGAGAAACCCTTTGCCGGTCAGCATACCGGAACCAATGGCAATTTTGGACTGAATAATGTGATACCCGGCCCCAAGGGGATCACGTTCTGGATTTAAAAAGGTGAGAATTCGGTCTCTTTGATAATCCTTAAGACCAAAAAACCAGACCAGCGGAATCAGACAGACCCCTGCCACACCAAAAGTGAACACAACTTTTTTTTCAACTTTCACAAACAAGGTAAGGCAACCGGCAATGAGCAAAAGCAAAAGCCCTGTGCCAAGATCTGGCTGAATTACAATGAGACCAAAGGGAATGAGGCATAAAACTGCAGGTTTGATCAGATGCCTGAAGCCCAAACCTTCGGGACTGATACTGTCAGCGTACACCGAGGCAAGACTGATAATCAAAGAGATCTTCATCAATTCAGATGTCTGTATTCGAACAGGCCCCAGGACCAGCCAGCGCTGGGAGCCGCCGCCGGTATGCCCCACAAGCCAGGTGGCAATCAACAGCCCGACACACGCCGCATATATAAGGATATGCAGTTTGGCAAACTCTTTAAAATCGATAACAAGGCAACCCATCATGATACCGAAGCCGACACAAAGCCAGACAACCTGCTTCTTAAACAGGGGATGCAGGCCGGTTCCGGCGTATCCGGCCGTCACCGCCGAATAGAGAATGGTCAGTCCCAGAATACAGATCAAAAAAATAAGTAAAAGAAATCCCCAGTCAAAATTTGATATGAGACGACGGTCAAACATGTTTCACTCCACAGGGGCCGGGTCTTCTTTGACCTGGGCAGTTGGAATTTCAGGATCACCAAGATAGGCGCGGATCAACTCTTTTGCAACCGGTGCTGCGGCACTTGATCCATGCTCTCCATGTTCGATGATTACGGAAATGGCTATTTTAGGATCTTGTGCCGGGGCATAGCAGACAAACCAGGCATGGTCCTGGAGGGTGCGGCGCAATTTTTCATTGTTAAATTTTTCACCGGCTTTGCGTGAAAAAACCTGGGCCGTACCTGTTTTTCCAGCAATTTCAATGCCTGGAATACGGATGCGCCGGGCAGTACCGCGGTTGCCGTGAACAACCTCTAAAAGCCCTTGCCGGACAATGGCCAGATTTTTCTTAGACGCCGGCAACCCACCGATAATCTCAGGTTCAATTTCCCGGACCACCTGCCCCTTTGCATCTTGAACTGATTTGACAAGCCTTGGCCGATAAAGAGTACCGTTATTTCCAACGGCGGCAATAAACACGGCCATCTGCAAAGGAGTTACCAGATTGAACCCCTGGCCGATACTTATGGACAGAGTCTCCCCGGCCTGCCAGGGCTCTTTGAACCGTCTTTTCTTCCATGCGGATGTAGGGATCAAACCGGGGCGCTCGTGGGCCAGACGAATGCCGGTCAACCGCCCGAGCCCCGAACCGTAGGCATACCGCGCCAGCGTATCGACCCCAAGTTTTTCGCCGGTCTGGTAAAAAAAGACGTCGCAAGACTGGGCAATGGCACCCACAACATTTAAATTGCCGTGTCCGTATTTATTCCAGCAATGGTACCGCCGGTTGCCGAACTTGTAAAAACCAGGACAAAAAAATGTTGAATTCAGATCAATCACTTTTTCTTCTAATCCTGCCAGGGCCGTGATGGTTTTATATGTGGACGCCGGTGGGTACTCTGCCTGGATGGCTTTGTTATTCATAGGCCTGCCCGGATCATCCATCAACACCTGCCATTTTTTACTGGAAATACCGCCAATAAAATCGTTCTGGTCAAAACTGGGCGATGACGCCATAACCAAAACATCACCGTTTGAGGGATCAAGGGCCACGACCGCCCCGTCATTTTCCCCAAGCAAGGTTTCGGCTTTTTGCTGAAGCGACAGATCCATTGTCAGAACCAGGTCCTTTCCGGAAACCGGTTCCACAGTCCTGAGTATCTTTATCACCCGGCCGTTAACATCCACTTCGACCTGGTGACCGCCCCGTTTGCCCTGCAGATCCGATTCAAAGCTTTTTTCCACCCCGTACCGGCCGATGGAGTCCCCGGACCGGACATTGGGGAATTTCCCGGAAGCCAGTTCCTTTTTATTAATTTCGCCAAGATAGCCGATAAGATGGGCGGCCGTTTTCTCGTGAATATAATTTCTGGTGGGTTCAATATCAATATGAATCCCGGGCAGATCGAACTGATGGGCCTCTATGACGGCAAGTAAATCCCTTGTAATGTCCCGCTTAAGGACCAGGGGTTTATAAAAGGCGGATCGCCCCGCTTTTTTTATGGTTGCCCGGAACTCGTCACCGGAATCGCCGGTTAGCTCGGCCAGCCGCTCAAGGGTTGTATCCAACGGCTTGGCATCTTCTAAAACAATGGTCAGGTCAAAGGCCGGCCGGTTGTCCACAAGCAGATTGTGATTGCGGTCGTAAATCAACCCCCGGGAGGATTTTATACTTTTAAGCCGGACACAATTGGTCGTGGACAGCCGTCGATACTCTTCCCCCCGGATCATCTGGAGATAAACAAGCCTTAAAGACAGAACGCCAAAAATAAAAACAAGGCACAAACCGGCCCCTATATAACGATGCTTGATCCACTCTCTATCTGAATTTTTATTGATTGTCCCCATACTACCCCCTGTATTTACGAGCCATGTGCCGACGGGTTTGTTTCGCGGTATGGATAAAGTTCTGGTGGGTTGTTTTCAGACACCAGACACCGAGGGGGATACCAACGGCTGCCCAGATGATTTGGCCAATGAAAAGGCGGAAATCCGTGGCCGCGATGGCCTTGTAACCCTGGAGCAAAAAAACACAAAACATGACCAACCCCTGATATATACAGACGGAAGCAAGGCTGACGATAAAAACAAAAACTGCGCTGTGTTGAAATACCAGCCGGCGTAAAAAAGAAACGACCAGATACATGCACAGATATGCGCTGGTATGCAGAAAAAAAGGCGCGCCGGATAAGCTGTCCATGACACAGCCGATGATCACAAGCCAGAACGGTACCCAGTAGCGCGGGGAAAAAAGGCTTAAGTACAATACATTGATGATCATTAAATCGAAACTGTGGGAAAACCAGGACAAGTTCGGGACAATAACGGTTTGGGCAATAACCAGAATCAGTGTGGAAAAGAAAAAAAAGAAAAAGTTCATCATACCGGCAACATCCGCCTGTCAATCGGCATTTTTATACACCAGCACTTCTTCAAGTCTATCAAAATCCACAGCAGTTTCTATGGTAATATCCTGGAACAGCTGGGAATGATTTTTTTTCACATCCAGTACCGTTCCGATCCTTAACCCCTTTGGGAAAACCTGGTCCAATCCCGAAGAGACAATCACCTGTCCGGGCTGTACCTGGTCTTTTCGCAGGGTATATACAAAGGAACAGGTGTCTTTATTATTCCCCTTGACCATGCCGCGGACCCGGGTCTCCTGAATGAGCGCATCCACCGCCGAATTGCGGTCGGTAATCAGCAACACCCGGGAAAAGCGACCGGACACCTTGATAATCTGTCCGACGATACCCTCTGAGACCAGCACCGGCAGTCCCTTGACCACCCCGTCTTTTTCGCCCTTATCAATCATCATGGTTTTAAACCAGGGAGACGGATCCCGGGCAATGACCTGGGCAGCCACATAGGCGGCGGGCACGGAGCTTTGGAAATTAACAAATTTCTTTAAACGAATATTTTCAAGTTCAAGCTCTTTGCACCTGTTGGCCGTGCGCTGGGCCTGTGACAGCTCTCGCCGTAACACCTGGTTCTCTTCCACGGCAAGCACACATGAAAAATAAGTCTGCCATACCGATTCAGTAAAGCCGATAATTCGGGACGCCACAAACTGGAAAGGAGATGTAAGTGTAATGGAGATTCTTTCCACCCCACCGGCCGGCAGGGTCTCCCGGCTGGACATGGCGATTACGGTAAGTGCCACCGCAATAAAAAAGCCCACACCGACAATCATCATGATCCGCCTGGAAAACATTACCCTTAGCTGATGACCACTTCTTTTAGAATTTCAATACTGTCAAGGGATTTTCCGCACCCCAGCGCAACGGTGGATAAGGGATCATCCGCCACAACAATGGGAAGGCCGCATTTTTCCTTGAGCAGTTTATCTAGGTTTTTCAACAACGCGCCCCCACCGGTTAACACAATGCCCGAATCCACGATATCCGCAGCCAGTTCCGGCGGGGTTTGTTCCAAGGCAATGCGGACGGTTTCAACAATGGCTTCAATCTGCTCGGAAATAGCCACCCGGACCTCTTCGGAGTCAATGGCCAGGATCTTGGGAATACCGGAGACCAAATCCCGCCCCTTGACTTCAATGGTCTCAAGGTGCTCTGGATCGGGATAGGCATTGCCGATGGTTGTCTTGATAATCTCTGCGGTTCTTTCGCCGATGAGCAGATTGTATTTGCGTTTGATGTGCTGGCTGATCGACGCATCCATCTTATCCCCGGCCACCCTCAAAGAGCGGGTGTATACGATCCCGGCAAGGGAGATGACCGCCACTTCAGTGGTTCCGCCGCCGATGTCCACAACCATATTACAGGTGGGTTCCGTGATGGGAAGGCCTGCACCGATTGCCGCAGCCATGGGTTCTTCAATGAGAAAGACCTCCCTTGCCCCGGCGGATTCAGCACTCTCCCTGACCGCCCGTTTTTCCACCTGGGTGATGCCGGAAGGCACGGCAATGATAATCCGCGGGCGCACCAGGGTTTTTCTATTGTTATGAACTTTACGGATAAAATGCTTGAGCATGGCCTCGGTCACTGCGAAATCAGCAATGACCCCGTCTCGCATCGGTCGGATGGCCACAATATTCCCCGGTGTTCTTCCCAGCATGCGCTTGGCTTCCAGCCCCACCGCCAGCACTTTGTTTCTGGTCCGCTTGTCCGTTCTGACCGCCACTACCGAAGGCTCACTTAATACAATGCCTTTTCCTTTAACATAAACCAGCGTATTTGCAGTACCAAGATCAATGGCCAGATCATTGGAAAAGGCCCCAAGCAAAGTATCAGTTACAAAGTTCATTTGTCCTCTTTCATACAAAATTGGGAGTTGTGTCTATATATAGATGATGAAAAAATGCTACTAAAAAATAATTGCTAACAAACTTAGGTTTTTTTTACAAGAATAAAAGTGTTTCACACCTGTATATTTGCCGTGTATACAGGAACGATCAGATCATGAATCCTGGGCCGAAATTTCCTTATTTCAATATTTCCCCGACTCGGATGCACCCGGTTGGTCAATAGAATCGCGATCAAACCATTGTCAGGATCTATCCAGAAGGATGTACCTGTAAACCCTAAATGCCCGACAGATCGTTTAGAAAAAAAGTGACCTGATGACGCGTTTTCTTCACTGGGGGAGTCAAAGCCGGCCGGACGCATCGTCCCGTTTTTCCTGTCAACAAAATCTTGGATGACAACATGATCCATGAGATTGCTTGCTTGACTCTCAAGGGTGCTTAGAATCCGGCAACACAGGCGATGAACGCCTTCGGCTGTACCAAACAATCCGGCATGCCCTTCAATACCCCCCGCAGCCCAGGCATTTTCATCTTCCACCTCTTCAACTATCATTTTTTCGCGCCAGGGGCAATGGGAGGTAGCGGCAAAAACAAGAGAATTTTTATTTTTCAATCCCCCTGGAACGTCGGAACCCAGCGGATTAAAAAATAAATCGCAAATATTTAAAGGGGCAAAAATTTTCTTATTAACAAACGCGTCCAACCGGAGTCCGGACAGACGTTCCACCACCCAGGCCAGGAGAATAAAACCCAGATCACTGTAAACTTCCTTGGAACCCGGCTCATACTCCAAGGGCTCGGATAATATCAAGTGCCGCAACTCCTTTCGGGCGGCCATACCGGGTACCGGGTCGGAAAGGGATTTGAAATAGGGGCGGTGGGCAGGCAGGCCGGATCTGTGGCGAAGCAGCATATCCATGGTAATCCGGGCTTTGTCGGTTCCACAGGCCGCCGGCAGAATCTCTTTTAGACGGGTATGCTGGGATAACAGTCCAGAAGAGATCAGATCTGCCACAGCCAGCGCCGTGGCCAGGGGTTTGGTCAGTGATGCCAGATCAAAAATGGTATCCAACGTCACAGGCGTTCCAAATCGTATGTCCGTCACACCAAATGCCTTATGGTAAAGGATCCGGTTTTTATTGGCCCAGAGCAGCACGCCACCAGGAAATACCCCAGTGGCCACGGCATCGGCCATGGCGTTATCAATTTTTTCAATCCCACGGGGTATCATTGTTCGTCCGTATCCCATTGCAGGCAGGCGCGGTCCGCATCCAGTACAACTTGCGTCCCCATGGGAAGAGAGAGATTCACCGCCCCGTGACCGACCTCAAGGCCCATGCAGATGGGAATGTTTGCCCCCGCAAACACCTCTTGAATAATCTGGGGGATATACCTTTCATTGTCGCAGTTTTCAAAAGAGCCGGTCACCACCCCCCTTACACCATCCAGAACACCGGCCATTTTCATCTGGGTCAGCATCCTGTCAATCTTGTAAGCCGGTTCCCCCACATCTTCGATGAAGAGAATACTGCCGGTAAAATCAGGCTGATACACGGTCCCGATCATATGAACCAAAGTGGCCAGATTGCCGCCAGAAAGTCGCCCTGCCGCCCCCCCCCCCGCAAGCACCTGCCCGGACGGCAGATCCATACGTGTAAAGCTGCCCGTCACCGTTTTTGCAAAACTATGCAGGGTCTTTTTGTCGGCCTGGCCCAGGGAAACTAAATTCGGGCTATGAAGTGCACAAATCCCGGCCCGGCTCACCAGAGAACAGATCAAAGCGGTGGGATCTGAAAAGCCCATAAACAATTTTGGATTTTTTGCAATGATATCCCAGTCCAGCAGCGGCAAAAGGCGCATGGCGCCGAACCCGCCCCGTGCGGCAATGATACCTTTAACCTTTGGGTCGGCAAACAGAGAATTTAACACATCCGCCCGCTGACGGTCCGTGCCGGCAAAGTACCGATAACTGCTTGTAATACCGTTGGGGATGTGAACGTCAAACCCCAGTTTTTTTAGACTTGCGACCCCGTTTTCAAAG contains:
- the atpH gene encoding ATP synthase F1 subunit delta, encoding MKNLAVSRRYAKALILIGQEDGQADGYNNELSAMVGLLDSQQGFEQALSNPLIRKSDRKKLLESVIAAAGFSKVTSSFLSLLFDKGRIGFLRDIAAYYNTMADELKGVVRASVVAATNLSKTNISKIQASLAKKTGKTVVLDVQKDASLIGGIITKIGDLVLDGSVKTQLVNMRETLKKGESL
- the atpF gene encoding F0F1 ATP synthase subunit B codes for the protein MGKINWKKHLKVSATVVALVAGATVVWASGGGHGEAAHASHNTWHDVDTWKVLNFVVLALGCFFIAKKPVAQFFSSRTKGIEEELTDLEQKKAEAERTLAEYQARFRNLEQESEQIVEDYIRQGEEAKKRILAEAEAQAEKLEDMAKRNIEQEFKAAKTVLKQEVVELAMEQAQALIKKSITTQDQNRLVDEYLKKVEA
- a CDS encoding ATPase codes for the protein MITVIPDISAVYQMVNFLVLLFLLNLVLYRPIRNVILERKAKIGTLSSGVENASAGLEKQKDDYKEGLKQARGEGLKQKEVFIEEASAQEKEIITRINQKAQANFAQIKAQVADETEQARKALEAEVEVYAKAIGEKILGRAC
- the rodA gene encoding rod shape-determining protein RodA produces the protein MFDRRLISNFDWGFLLLIFLICILGLTILYSAVTAGYAGTGLHPLFKKQVVWLCVGFGIMMGCLVIDFKEFAKLHILIYAACVGLLIATWLVGHTGGGSQRWLVLGPVRIQTSELMKISLIISLASVYADSISPEGLGFRHLIKPAVLCLIPFGLIVIQPDLGTGLLLLLIAGCLTLFVKVEKKVVFTFGVAGVCLIPLVWFFGLKDYQRDRILTFLNPERDPLGAGYHIIQSKIAIGSGMLTGKGFLHGTQNALNFLPEQHTDFILSVLAEEWGLMGCAVLLSLYFLLLFWGLNISYNCRNMFGSLLAMGVTIMIFWQIFINIGMVMGLMPVVGVPLPLISYGGSSVVTNMVGFGLLLNISMRKFNTA
- the mrdA gene encoding penicillin-binding protein 2; translated protein: MGTINKNSDREWIKHRYIGAGLCLVFIFGVLSLRLVYLQMIRGEEYRRLSTTNCVRLKSIKSSRGLIYDRNHNLLVDNRPAFDLTIVLEDAKPLDTTLERLAELTGDSGDEFRATIKKAGRSAFYKPLVLKRDITRDLLAVIEAHQFDLPGIHIDIEPTRNYIHEKTAAHLIGYLGEINKKELASGKFPNVRSGDSIGRYGVEKSFESDLQGKRGGHQVEVDVNGRVIKILRTVEPVSGKDLVLTMDLSLQQKAETLLGENDGAVVALDPSNGDVLVMASSPSFDQNDFIGGISSKKWQVLMDDPGRPMNNKAIQAEYPPASTYKTITALAGLEEKVIDLNSTFFCPGFYKFGNRRYHCWNKYGHGNLNVVGAIAQSCDVFFYQTGEKLGVDTLARYAYGSGLGRLTGIRLAHERPGLIPTSAWKKRRFKEPWQAGETLSISIGQGFNLVTPLQMAVFIAAVGNNGTLYRPRLVKSVQDAKGQVVREIEPEIIGGLPASKKNLAIVRQGLLEVVHGNRGTARRIRIPGIEIAGKTGTAQVFSRKAGEKFNNEKLRRTLQDHAWFVCYAPAQDPKIAISVIIEHGEHGSSAAAPVAKELIRAYLGDPEIPTAQVKEDPAPVE
- the mreC gene encoding rod shape-determining protein MreC, whose amino-acid sequence is MFSRRIMMIVGVGFFIAVALTVIAMSSRETLPAGGVERISITLTSPFQFVASRIIGFTESVWQTYFSCVLAVEENQVLRRELSQAQRTANRCKELELENIRLKKFVNFQSSVPAAYVAAQVIARDPSPWFKTMMIDKGEKDGVVKGLPVLVSEGIVGQIIKVSGRFSRVLLITDRNSAVDALIQETRVRGMVKGNNKDTCSFVYTLRKDQVQPGQVIVSSGLDQVFPKGLRIGTVLDVKKNHSQLFQDITIETAVDFDRLEEVLVYKNAD
- a CDS encoding rod shape-determining protein; the encoded protein is MNFVTDTLLGAFSNDLAIDLGTANTLVYVKGKGIVLSEPSVVAVRTDKRTRNKVLAVGLEAKRMLGRTPGNIVAIRPMRDGVIADFAVTEAMLKHFIRKVHNNRKTLVRPRIIIAVPSGITQVEKRAVRESAESAGAREVFLIEEPMAAAIGAGLPITEPTCNMVVDIGGGTTEVAVISLAGIVYTRSLRVAGDKMDASISQHIKRKYNLLIGERTAEIIKTTIGNAYPDPEHLETIEVKGRDLVSGIPKILAIDSEEVRVAISEQIEAIVETVRIALEQTPPELAADIVDSGIVLTGGGALLKNLDKLLKEKCGLPIVVADDPLSTVALGCGKSLDSIEILKEVVIS
- a CDS encoding serine hydrolase domain-containing protein, coding for MIPRGIEKIDNAMADAVATGVFPGGVLLWANKNRILYHKAFGVTDIRFGTPVTLDTIFDLASLTKPLATALAVADLISSGLLSQHTRLKEILPAACGTDKARITMDMLLRHRSGLPAHRPYFKSLSDPVPGMAARKELRHLILSEPLEYEPGSKEVYSDLGFILLAWVVERLSGLRLDAFVNKKIFAPLNICDLFFNPLGSDVPGGLKNKNSLVFAATSHCPWREKMIVEEVEDENAWAAGGIEGHAGLFGTAEGVHRLCCRILSTLESQASNLMDHVVIQDFVDRKNGTMRPAGFDSPSEENASSGHFFSKRSVGHLGFTGTSFWIDPDNGLIAILLTNRVHPSRGNIEIRKFRPRIHDLIVPVYTANIQV
- a CDS encoding LD-carboxypeptidase — translated: MNQLSISKAAPVFCSLKPNDVIGVAAPSARFDIQAFENGVASLKKLGFDVHIPNGITSSYRYFAGTDRQRADVLNSLFADPKVKGIIAARGGFGAMRLLPLLDWDIIAKNPKLFMGFSDPTALICSLVSRAGICALHSPNLVSLGQADKKTLHSFAKTVTGSFTRMDLPSGQVLAGGGAAGRLSGGNLATLVHMIGTVYQPDFTGSILFIEDVGEPAYKIDRMLTQMKMAGVLDGVRGVVTGSFENCDNERYIPQIIQEVFAGANIPICMGLEVGHGAVNLSLPMGTQVVLDADRACLQWDTDEQ